Proteins found in one Scardovia inopinata JCM 12537 genomic segment:
- a CDS encoding phosphoribosylformylglycinamidine synthase, which produces MVDRIYVEKKSQFDTLSHQLFTELRTILGLKNLEGLRVLKRYDVEGISPQLFQQCIPTVFSEPQTDLTYANMEEAGLDTHDPRVFAVESLPGQFDQRAASASECIQLISQGERPLVRTAQIYILQGSKLTAADISSAQSYVINPVDSRPARLDMPQTLTMTVPEPAPVEIINGFRAMTSQQLEEMIEDRDLAMDLADLAFCQTYFQEEQRDPTITEIRVIDTYWSDHCRHTTFGTQLDQVTIDDDTVRRAFDRYLEIRHTLGRDSKPVCLMDMGTIGAKWLEKQGILTNLDKSEEINACTVKVTVDVDGQDQDWLFLFKNETHNHPTEIEPFGGAATCVGGAIRDPLSGRSYVYQAMRITGSGDPRTPVSKTLTGKLPQRKISTTAAAGFSSYGNQIGLATGQVQELYHPGYVAKRMEIGAVVGAAPQKNVQRLRPQAGDEVILLGGRTGRDGIGGATGASKSHTSQSIEKDGAEVQKGNAPIERKLQRLFRRHDAASLIKRCNDFGAGGVSVAVGELADSLRINLDAVPKKYEGLDGTELAISESQERMAVVLDPKDMNTFLDIARQENLEASLIAEVTDSGRMTMSWRGKTIVDLSRSFLSSNGSPKHQTVQVPRQGSYQVNPSWLTGSLEDRLKALTSDINVASHKGLSERFDSTIGAGTVLMPFGGANQLTPSLAMVAKFPTDGQTTTASAMAWGFNPYLTEANQFTGAYTAVVESLSKLVATGFRKEKAYLSFQEYFEKLRQDPKRWGKPTAALLGALMAQLDLGVGAIGGKDSMSGSFENMDVPPTLVSFAVSTGKAANAISPEFKKAGDQVLLLSPLYQSDEITPQPDNLLKVMEAVSKAMEAGHVRAASTPGFGGLAQALFLQCVGNSLGLDLDDSFASNLDRLFLPRYGSFLLEVDDSSLLRAFADQGIAVETVGQTSSNYQIKTAEESIDLSLIQEIWESGMESVFPYRDKAAGNDQAREVVPLISYTPVSHTHDQASDKPGSKSWDGLGRPRVIIPVFPGNNCEYDSAKAFRLAGAQADTFIVNNLSPAAVSDSVHEFAQQVRKSQIIMIPGGFSGGDEPDGSAKFITAFFRSPEVTDAVRDLLKNRDGLMLGICNGFQALIKLGLVPYGDIVPMKADCPTLTFNTIGRHQSRLVRTRVASTLSPWLSQTTVGDVHTIAISHGEGRFVASDEVVNQLIKSGQIATQYVDQEGVPSLSLDANPNGSLLAVEGITSPDGRVFGKMGHSERSGTDLFRNVPGTTLQPIFQGGVNYFLD; this is translated from the coding sequence GTGGTAGACCGCATTTATGTAGAGAAAAAATCTCAATTTGATACCCTTTCCCACCAGCTTTTCACAGAGCTGCGCACTATCCTGGGGCTGAAAAATTTGGAAGGACTGCGGGTCCTGAAACGGTATGATGTTGAGGGAATATCCCCACAGCTTTTTCAGCAGTGTATACCCACTGTCTTCAGCGAGCCTCAGACTGATCTGACGTATGCAAATATGGAGGAAGCCGGTCTGGATACTCATGATCCCCGGGTTTTTGCGGTTGAATCCCTGCCCGGCCAGTTCGACCAGAGAGCTGCTTCTGCCAGCGAATGTATACAGCTGATCTCTCAGGGAGAGCGGCCTCTGGTTCGTACAGCTCAGATTTATATACTCCAGGGCTCCAAGCTGACTGCTGCCGATATTTCCTCGGCTCAGTCTTATGTGATTAACCCGGTAGATTCACGGCCTGCCCGGCTGGATATGCCTCAAACCCTGACTATGACCGTCCCTGAGCCCGCCCCGGTGGAAATTATTAATGGTTTCCGGGCCATGACGTCCCAGCAGCTGGAAGAGATGATCGAAGATCGTGACCTGGCTATGGACCTGGCAGATCTGGCCTTCTGCCAAACCTACTTTCAGGAAGAGCAGAGGGATCCCACGATTACTGAAATCCGCGTGATAGACACTTACTGGTCAGACCACTGCCGCCACACCACCTTTGGAACCCAACTGGATCAGGTGACAATTGACGACGACACAGTCCGCAGGGCCTTTGACCGCTATCTGGAGATTCGTCATACTTTAGGCCGGGACAGCAAGCCTGTCTGCCTGATGGATATGGGAACCATTGGGGCTAAGTGGCTGGAAAAGCAGGGAATCCTTACCAACCTTGACAAGTCTGAAGAGATTAACGCCTGCACAGTCAAAGTAACGGTGGACGTTGACGGGCAGGATCAGGACTGGCTATTCCTGTTCAAAAATGAAACCCATAATCATCCCACTGAAATTGAACCTTTTGGCGGTGCTGCTACCTGTGTGGGCGGAGCTATCCGCGATCCCCTTTCCGGCCGCAGTTATGTATATCAGGCAATGAGGATTACCGGCTCTGGTGACCCCCGGACCCCTGTAAGCAAGACCCTGACCGGTAAACTCCCTCAGCGCAAAATTTCCACTACTGCCGCTGCCGGCTTCTCCTCTTATGGCAATCAGATTGGCCTGGCAACTGGTCAGGTGCAGGAACTCTACCACCCCGGTTATGTAGCTAAACGGATGGAGATTGGGGCTGTTGTTGGCGCAGCTCCCCAAAAAAACGTTCAGCGTCTGCGGCCCCAGGCAGGAGATGAAGTTATCCTTCTGGGAGGCCGGACAGGCCGCGACGGAATCGGAGGAGCAACAGGAGCTTCTAAGTCCCACACTTCCCAGTCTATCGAGAAAGACGGGGCTGAAGTGCAGAAGGGCAATGCCCCTATTGAGCGAAAGTTGCAGAGACTTTTCCGCCGTCATGATGCTGCCAGTTTGATTAAACGCTGCAACGATTTTGGAGCAGGCGGCGTATCTGTTGCTGTAGGCGAGCTTGCTGACAGCCTGCGGATTAATCTGGATGCAGTTCCCAAAAAATATGAGGGGCTCGACGGCACAGAACTGGCTATTTCTGAGAGTCAGGAACGCATGGCAGTAGTCCTGGACCCGAAGGATATGAACACTTTCCTTGACATTGCCCGACAGGAGAATCTGGAAGCAAGCCTGATAGCGGAAGTTACTGATTCAGGCAGAATGACCATGAGCTGGCGGGGAAAGACAATTGTTGATTTGAGCCGCAGCTTCCTCTCTTCCAACGGCTCCCCCAAACATCAGACGGTTCAGGTTCCCCGCCAGGGATCTTATCAGGTTAATCCTTCCTGGCTGACAGGCAGCCTGGAAGACCGTCTGAAAGCGCTGACTTCCGATATTAATGTAGCTTCTCATAAGGGATTGTCTGAGCGCTTCGACTCCACCATTGGAGCAGGAACTGTACTCATGCCTTTTGGAGGTGCAAATCAGCTGACTCCTTCCCTGGCCATGGTGGCCAAATTCCCCACGGATGGACAAACCACCACAGCCAGCGCTATGGCCTGGGGCTTCAATCCTTATCTGACTGAGGCTAATCAATTTACCGGTGCTTACACAGCTGTGGTGGAATCTCTGTCTAAACTTGTTGCCACTGGCTTTAGAAAAGAAAAAGCTTACCTGTCTTTCCAGGAATATTTTGAAAAGCTCCGTCAGGATCCCAAGCGCTGGGGTAAGCCAACAGCTGCCCTCTTAGGTGCCCTAATGGCTCAACTCGATCTAGGTGTGGGGGCCATTGGCGGAAAAGATTCTATGAGCGGCTCCTTTGAAAACATGGATGTTCCCCCCACTCTGGTTAGCTTTGCTGTCTCCACTGGCAAAGCAGCCAATGCTATCTCACCCGAATTCAAAAAAGCCGGGGATCAAGTTCTCCTTCTCTCTCCCCTTTATCAGTCCGATGAGATAACCCCCCAGCCGGATAATCTCCTAAAAGTTATGGAAGCAGTCAGCAAGGCTATGGAAGCCGGACATGTACGGGCTGCCAGCACCCCCGGTTTTGGCGGTCTTGCTCAGGCCCTCTTCCTCCAATGTGTGGGGAACAGCCTCGGTTTAGATTTGGATGATTCTTTTGCCAGCAATCTTGACCGCCTCTTCCTGCCTCGATACGGTTCTTTCCTTCTGGAAGTTGATGATTCTTCTTTGCTCCGGGCCTTTGCCGACCAGGGAATTGCTGTGGAAACTGTTGGACAAACCAGCAGCAACTACCAAATTAAGACAGCAGAAGAATCCATTGACCTATCCCTCATCCAGGAAATATGGGAAAGTGGAATGGAGTCCGTTTTTCCTTACAGAGATAAGGCTGCGGGAAATGATCAGGCAAGAGAGGTCGTTCCCCTCATCTCCTATACTCCTGTCTCCCATACTCACGACCAGGCATCGGACAAACCCGGCAGTAAGAGCTGGGACGGGCTTGGCCGCCCCAGAGTCATTATTCCCGTTTTCCCTGGGAATAACTGCGAGTATGACAGTGCCAAAGCTTTCCGCCTGGCAGGCGCTCAGGCAGATACTTTTATTGTCAATAATCTGAGCCCTGCCGCCGTATCTGACAGTGTTCACGAATTTGCTCAGCAAGTTCGCAAGTCTCAGATTATTATGATTCCAGGCGGATTTTCAGGCGGGGATGAGCCGGACGGATCGGCTAAATTCATTACAGCCTTCTTCCGCTCACCCGAAGTCACCGATGCCGTCCGGGATCTGCTCAAGAACAGAGACGGCCTGATGTTGGGGATTTGCAATGGTTTCCAGGCTTTAATCAAGCTGGGCCTGGTGCCCTATGGAGATATTGTCCCCATGAAAGCAGACTGCCCCACCCTGACTTTCAACACCATTGGCCGTCATCAAAGCCGCTTGGTTCGGACCAGGGTAGCTTCAACTCTTAGCCCCTGGCTAAGCCAGACCACTGTGGGAGATGTGCATACCATTGCTATCAGCCATGGAGAGGGCCGCTTTGTTGCTTCTGATGAAGTAGTCAACCAGCTCATTAAATCTGGCCAGATTGCTACTCAGTATGTAGACCAGGAGGGGGTCCCATCCCTGTCTCTGGATGCAAATCCCAATGGCTCCCTTCTAGCTGTAGAAGGAATAACCAGCCCTGATGGCCGAGTCTTCGGTAAAATGGGACATAGCGAGCGCAGTGGTACAGATTTATTCAGGAACGTTCCCGGCACTACCCTGCAGCCTATTTTCCAGGGCGGAGTCAATTACTTCCTGGATTAA
- the purC gene encoding phosphoribosylaminoimidazolesuccinocarboxamide synthase, with the protein MQKLTQLYEGKAKKLYSTDNPDILWVEYMNQATAGNGAKKEQIEGKGRLNNQITTVIFNELAYRGIASHFISQLSPTEQLVRKMNMYPLEIIMRNRAAGSFAKRYGVEEGTVLSRPVLELCLKDDALGDPFINDDDAIALNLANRDELDIIAAKAREINHTLTAIFNEIDVTLVDFKVEMGKTSDGTILLADEITPDTCRLWDKAKTSQGHVEHLDKDLFRRDLGNIIPAYEEILDRLEKLHASHPLNAAGELRH; encoded by the coding sequence ATGCAGAAGTTAACGCAGCTCTACGAAGGCAAAGCAAAGAAGTTGTACTCCACAGATAATCCTGACATTCTGTGGGTGGAATACATGAATCAGGCAACTGCCGGCAACGGTGCCAAGAAAGAGCAGATTGAGGGCAAAGGTCGACTGAACAACCAGATTACCACCGTTATCTTTAATGAGCTTGCATACCGCGGTATTGCAAGCCATTTTATTTCTCAGCTCAGCCCTACCGAGCAGCTGGTCCGCAAGATGAATATGTATCCCCTGGAAATCATCATGCGCAACCGTGCAGCCGGCAGTTTTGCCAAGCGTTACGGCGTTGAAGAGGGAACTGTTCTCAGCCGCCCTGTTCTGGAGCTTTGCCTGAAGGATGACGCCCTGGGCGATCCCTTTATTAATGATGATGATGCCATAGCCCTAAATCTGGCAAACCGGGACGAGCTGGACATCATTGCTGCCAAGGCCAGGGAAATCAATCACACTTTGACCGCGATATTCAACGAGATTGATGTCACACTGGTTGATTTCAAGGTAGAGATGGGTAAGACCTCAGACGGCACCATTCTCCTTGCCGATGAAATTACTCCTGACACCTGCCGCCTGTGGGACAAGGCCAAAACCAGCCAGGGACATGTAGAGCATCTGGATAAGGATCTTTTCCGGCGGGATTTGGGCAACATTATCCCCGCTTACGAAGAGATTCTTGATCGTCTGGAAAAGCTTCACGCTTCCCATCCGCTGAATGCTGCCGGGGAATTACGTCACTAA
- the purM gene encoding phosphoribosylformylglycinamidine cyclo-ligase yields the protein MPEAYEKAGVSVEAGYEVVRRIQQHVAATARPGAGGIGGFGGLFDLTALKVQEPVLVSGTDGVGTKLLIAHMMGKHDTIGIDCVAMCVNDILAQGAEPLYFLDYIACGRNNPELLEQVVKGVANGCVQAGAALVGGETAEMPDMYAEEEYDLAGFTTGVVEKSQIIDGSTIQEGDVLIGLPSSGVHSNGFSLVRKALFKDGGLSVDSQLDQLDGRRLGDVLLTPTRIYAQALKPLFGKGLLQGIAHITGGAFLEKVPRIIPQGLAASFSIDSWPVPPIFQVIEDYGQVDHLEMYNIFNMGIGMVLMVRPADVAQVESILDAHHEKHYTVGSIIRQKGDRVELH from the coding sequence ATGCCAGAAGCATACGAAAAAGCTGGAGTCAGCGTAGAGGCTGGTTATGAAGTTGTTCGCCGCATACAGCAGCATGTTGCTGCTACAGCCCGCCCTGGTGCCGGCGGTATCGGAGGCTTTGGGGGTCTCTTTGACCTGACAGCCCTCAAGGTACAAGAACCGGTTTTAGTCTCCGGAACCGACGGGGTAGGCACCAAGCTCTTAATAGCTCATATGATGGGCAAGCATGACACTATCGGTATTGATTGTGTGGCCATGTGCGTCAACGACATTCTGGCACAAGGCGCTGAGCCTCTTTATTTCCTTGATTACATTGCCTGCGGAAGGAATAATCCCGAGCTGCTGGAGCAGGTAGTGAAAGGTGTTGCAAACGGCTGCGTTCAGGCTGGTGCTGCCCTGGTCGGAGGCGAGACGGCAGAAATGCCCGATATGTATGCCGAAGAGGAGTACGATCTGGCAGGTTTTACCACCGGGGTTGTGGAGAAAAGTCAGATTATTGATGGATCTACTATTCAGGAAGGTGATGTTCTTATTGGCCTTCCCTCATCAGGAGTTCATTCCAACGGTTTTTCCCTAGTTCGTAAAGCCCTGTTCAAAGACGGAGGCTTAAGCGTTGACAGCCAGCTGGACCAGCTTGATGGCCGCAGGCTGGGGGACGTCTTACTGACTCCAACCAGAATTTATGCTCAGGCCCTCAAACCACTCTTTGGTAAGGGTCTTCTGCAGGGTATAGCTCATATAACCGGCGGTGCCTTCCTGGAAAAAGTACCCCGCATTATCCCCCAGGGTCTGGCTGCTTCCTTCTCCATTGACTCCTGGCCGGTTCCCCCGATTTTTCAGGTAATTGAAGACTATGGCCAGGTGGATCATCTGGAAATGTATAATATTTTCAACATGGGTATTGGCATGGTTCTTATGGTCCGCCCCGCTGATGTGGCCCAGGTGGAATCTATTCTCGATGCACATCATGAGAAGCATTACACAGTAGGCAGCATCATCCGGCAAAAGGGCGACCGGGTAGAGCTGCACTGA
- the purF gene encoding amidophosphoribosyltransferase gives MSAELEGIHEECGLFGVWGHPEAARLTYFGLHALQHRGQEGAGIVVNNEGNLRSHRGLGLLSDVFKDNTTIEDLQGTRALGHVRYATSGTGSLNNVQPFLFTFHDGSVALAHNGNLTNCTTLRTHLEDQGAIFHSNSDTEVLMHLIRRSPRQTFLDKLRDALNTVHGGFAYLLMTSNALYGALDPNGFRPLSLGKMTNGAYVLASETCALDIVGATLIRDIEPGEICIINDEDYRIVSYTSKTQKAICSMEFIYFARPDSNIYGVNVHSARKRAGIRLAQESPVDADMVIAVPNSSLSAASGYAEASGLPNEMGLVKNQYVARTFIQPTQELREQGVRMKLSAVRGVVKDKRVIVVDDSIVRGTTSKRIVQLLREAGAKEVHMRIASPPLKYPCYYGIDISRTSELIAAKKTVPEICDYIGADSLAYLSLDGLVETIGLHADAPYGGLCVAYFNGDYPTSLGDYQREFLASLSPEDRERITTYAMMHSAYNGNEFNESLDLTNSSEITTNNYPNSAQEAQQVQ, from the coding sequence ATGTCAGCAGAACTTGAAGGAATTCATGAGGAGTGCGGCCTCTTTGGTGTCTGGGGACACCCGGAAGCAGCCCGTCTGACCTATTTTGGCCTTCATGCCCTTCAGCATCGAGGGCAGGAAGGTGCCGGGATTGTTGTCAATAATGAAGGCAATCTTCGCAGCCATCGGGGATTGGGCCTGCTGAGCGATGTTTTCAAGGATAACACAACCATAGAGGATTTACAGGGAACCCGGGCTCTGGGCCATGTCCGCTATGCAACCTCAGGCACTGGTTCTCTCAACAATGTGCAGCCTTTCCTTTTCACCTTTCATGATGGCTCCGTTGCCCTGGCCCATAATGGGAATCTGACTAACTGCACAACATTACGGACTCATCTGGAAGATCAGGGAGCCATTTTCCACTCGAATTCAGATACTGAAGTCCTTATGCACTTGATCCGTCGCTCTCCCCGTCAGACTTTTCTCGACAAGCTTAGGGATGCTCTCAACACGGTTCACGGTGGTTTTGCCTACCTGCTTATGACCTCCAACGCCCTTTATGGGGCCCTTGATCCCAACGGTTTTCGCCCCCTGAGCCTGGGGAAGATGACTAATGGAGCTTATGTACTGGCATCCGAGACCTGTGCCCTCGATATCGTCGGTGCTACTCTAATCCGAGATATTGAACCTGGGGAAATCTGCATCATCAACGATGAGGACTACCGGATTGTCTCTTACACCAGTAAAACGCAAAAAGCCATCTGTTCCATGGAATTCATCTACTTTGCCCGACCAGATTCCAACATCTATGGGGTTAATGTGCATTCAGCCCGCAAACGAGCCGGTATCCGCCTGGCCCAGGAATCCCCGGTAGATGCAGATATGGTCATTGCTGTTCCCAATTCTTCTCTCTCAGCCGCTTCCGGCTACGCCGAAGCCAGCGGCCTGCCCAACGAGATGGGTCTGGTAAAAAATCAGTATGTTGCCCGGACATTTATTCAGCCAACCCAGGAACTGCGGGAGCAGGGAGTCCGCATGAAGCTATCTGCTGTGCGGGGCGTGGTGAAAGATAAACGAGTTATTGTGGTTGACGATTCCATTGTTCGGGGCACAACTTCCAAACGGATTGTTCAACTCCTTCGGGAGGCAGGGGCCAAAGAGGTCCATATGCGGATCGCTTCTCCTCCTCTCAAATATCCTTGTTACTACGGGATTGACATCTCTCGAACATCGGAGCTAATAGCTGCCAAGAAAACCGTTCCTGAAATCTGCGATTATATTGGAGCAGATTCTTTGGCATATCTCAGCCTTGATGGCCTGGTGGAAACAATCGGGCTGCATGCAGATGCTCCCTACGGCGGCTTGTGCGTTGCCTACTTTAATGGTGACTACCCTACCAGCTTGGGCGACTATCAGCGGGAGTTTTTAGCTTCTCTCAGCCCCGAAGACCGGGAGCGGATTACCACATACGCCATGATGCATTCAGCCTATAATGGCAATGAATTCAATGAAAGTCTTGATCTGACCAACAGTAGTGAAATTACAACAAATAATTATCCGAATTCAGCTCAGGAAGCCCAGCAGGTTCAGTGA